The proteins below come from a single Natrinema sp. SYSU A 869 genomic window:
- a CDS encoding ferritin-like domain-containing protein, with protein sequence MSLGQRVSSDHQLTRLLQIGVVLEELVESRAAHHIESLPPEERAEFDEEVEELLAEAATESAEHRERLEALIDDLEAETVGYEEINALVDAQYGPPEDTDGVLYDQLANEETAYKFYDDLIEAIEASDAEFAVDRDRLLETLYSIREEEKEGVEEVTEIMEHRA encoded by the coding sequence ATGAGTCTGGGACAGCGTGTCTCGAGCGACCACCAGCTGACCCGATTGCTGCAGATCGGGGTCGTGCTGGAGGAACTCGTCGAGTCACGCGCCGCCCACCACATCGAGTCCCTGCCCCCCGAAGAGCGGGCGGAATTCGACGAGGAGGTGGAAGAGTTGCTCGCCGAGGCCGCCACGGAGTCGGCCGAGCACCGCGAGCGACTCGAGGCGCTGATCGACGATCTCGAGGCCGAAACGGTCGGATACGAAGAAATCAACGCACTGGTCGACGCACAGTACGGACCGCCGGAGGACACGGACGGTGTCCTCTACGATCAGCTGGCCAACGAGGAGACGGCCTACAAGTTCTACGATGACCTGATCGAGGCGATCGAGGCGTCCGACGCCGAGTTCGCCGTCGACCGCGACCGACTGCTCGAGACGCTGTACAGCATCCGCGAGGAGGAAAAGGAGGGCGTCGAAGAAGTGACCGAGATCATGGAGCACAGAGCATGA
- a CDS encoding metal-dependent transcriptional regulator, whose translation MNTADQYLKAIYLAQRIEDGPASTGTLADLLEVSPASVNEMIGKLEERELVDHEKYKGASLTDEGLERAHNALQTYCIIERFLANVLEVEEFRDEAHALESVIDDTVAERLDTIIDRPDQCPDCFDAEQDCCELLELEASGRAD comes from the coding sequence ATGAACACTGCCGATCAATATCTCAAGGCGATCTATCTGGCGCAGCGAATCGAGGACGGTCCCGCATCCACCGGGACGCTCGCGGACCTACTCGAGGTGAGCCCAGCCAGCGTCAACGAAATGATCGGAAAACTCGAGGAGCGCGAACTCGTTGACCACGAGAAGTACAAGGGGGCTAGCCTGACTGACGAGGGACTCGAACGAGCCCACAACGCCCTTCAGACCTACTGCATCATCGAGCGATTCCTCGCAAACGTCCTCGAGGTCGAGGAGTTTCGCGACGAGGCCCACGCGCTGGAGAGCGTCATCGACGATACGGTCGCGGAGCGCCTCGACACCATCATCGATCGACCCGACCAGTGTCCCGACTGTTTCGACGCCGAGCAAGACTGCTGTGAACTGCTCGAACTCGAGGCCAGCGGACGAGCGGACTGA
- the sufD gene encoding Fe-S cluster assembly protein SufD: MSAGTQVHANLTEEQVREISGDLDEPEWLLETRLEALEALEDLDMPDVIRTPGRDWTNLHDLDFESLVDPLNAAENKDQVGPDEAEILSWSDAVQEHEDLLKEHFGSIVDPQENYLTALSTALFSTGTVVYVPEGVDAEDVAIRTEQNSRSLFNYTLVVTEESSSVTILERQSTGEEAEEQYYSGVVEVAAGENSYVQYGSLQNLSEEAYNFTVKRGVADTYATIDWIEGNLGTQLTKTEVSTTLSGDSSETQIVGAFYGHNDQHFDLDAKVWHRAEHTTADLVTRGVTDDVARSVYEGVQDVGADAWDTSSYQRENTLMLSDESEADASPKLIINNHDTEASHSATVGQIDAEDLLYMTSRGVDPRSARNMLVEGFFVPVLEEIDVDELRDDLEGLIGARLRQRE, encoded by the coding sequence GACCCGTCTCGAGGCGCTCGAGGCGCTCGAGGACCTCGACATGCCCGACGTCATCCGGACGCCAGGTCGGGACTGGACGAACCTCCACGATCTGGACTTCGAGTCCCTCGTGGACCCGCTGAATGCAGCCGAAAACAAGGACCAGGTCGGTCCCGATGAGGCCGAAATCCTGTCCTGGAGCGACGCCGTACAGGAGCACGAGGACCTCCTGAAGGAGCACTTCGGCAGTATCGTCGACCCGCAGGAGAACTACCTGACGGCGCTCTCGACGGCACTGTTCAGCACCGGGACGGTCGTCTATGTGCCCGAAGGCGTCGACGCTGAGGATGTCGCCATCCGGACCGAGCAGAACTCCCGCTCGCTGTTCAACTACACGCTCGTCGTCACCGAGGAATCCTCTTCGGTCACGATCCTCGAGCGCCAGTCGACCGGCGAGGAAGCCGAGGAGCAGTACTACAGTGGCGTCGTCGAAGTCGCCGCCGGCGAGAACAGCTACGTGCAGTACGGTAGCCTCCAGAACCTCTCGGAGGAGGCCTACAACTTCACCGTCAAGCGCGGCGTCGCCGACACCTACGCCACGATTGACTGGATCGAGGGCAACCTTGGCACGCAGCTGACCAAGACCGAGGTCTCGACGACGCTCAGCGGCGACTCGTCGGAAACGCAGATCGTCGGGGCCTTCTACGGCCACAACGATCAGCACTTCGACCTCGACGCGAAGGTCTGGCACCGTGCCGAGCACACGACGGCAGACCTCGTCACTCGCGGAGTCACCGACGATGTCGCCCGCTCGGTTTACGAGGGCGTCCAGGACGTCGGTGCCGATGCCTGGGACACCAGCTCCTACCAGCGCGAGAACACGCTGATGCTGAGCGACGAGAGCGAGGCCGACGCCTCCCCGAAGCTGATCATCAACAACCACGACACCGAGGCCAGCCACTCCGCGACGGTCGGCCAGATCGACGCGGAGGACCTGCTGTACATGACCTCCCGTGGTGTCGACCCGCGCTCTGCCCGCAACATGCTCGTCGAGGGCTTCTTCGTGCCAGTCCTCGAGGAGATCGACGTCGACGAGCTCCGTGACGACCTCGAGGGTCTGATCGGTGCTCGACTGCGCCAGCGAGAGTAA